The Dehalococcoidia bacterium genome includes a window with the following:
- a CDS encoding glycogen debranching N-terminal domain-containing protein translates to MGIEDIRDALIIREGSIFFLSDRRGNAPAGNNQGFGIYHADTRHLSAYTLTLNGAHPVMLLSTAELGYAMEQVMTNPTMSDAIGRVIERGSIEIRRQRVIADVVEETLSITNYNPFPVLLHLLYEFGADFADIFDVRGYRREHVGTMSEFGITERAIQFGYRGIDHRSRSTRVEFDEKPDYIDASTALFRLTLPHREVATVRLEINLHATDEPRVARPRRMEAVAEDYRRWMDRGTEITTDNTFLNRVLTRSLHDIRMLWSTTHDGSSYPAAGTPWFDAFFGRDSCILSMQMLAYQPDIARACLTLLSRWQGSGHDHTRDEEPGKILHELRFDELTAAGELPYGPYYGSVDSTPLFVWLAGEYFAWTGDLEFLRTLLPSIQRAIAWMRQWGDAKGDGFLSYEKHSARGLVNQGWKDSWDAIAHADGTLAAAAIALAEAQGYMYAAQTRIAPVLERLGAHELAAELRRDADALHLRFNEQFWMPDEHYYAMAIDGAGQLVRSLASNAGHSLWAGAVDASHAGDVAERLLSRDLFSGWGIRTLSESHPRFNPIGYHVGTVWPHDNSVAAFGLKMYGFEEELNVVASALYDASTSFEYFRLPELFGGERRLDHGPPVPYPVACRPQSWAAGAMPLIMQAILGLKANAPERRLRVVNPRLPEWLNFVLVRGLRVGEGEVSLHYRRDGEHTRVEVLEATGGIDVLFSKSWHPAGT, encoded by the coding sequence ATGGGCATCGAGGACATCCGCGATGCTCTCATCATTCGTGAAGGATCGATCTTCTTTCTCAGCGATCGCCGCGGCAACGCGCCCGCCGGCAACAACCAGGGATTCGGCATCTACCACGCGGACACGCGACATCTTTCGGCGTACACGCTAACGCTGAATGGCGCGCACCCGGTGATGCTGCTCTCGACCGCGGAACTGGGTTACGCGATGGAGCAGGTGATGACGAATCCGACGATGTCGGACGCAATCGGACGTGTCATCGAGCGGGGGAGCATCGAGATCCGGCGCCAACGCGTGATCGCGGATGTCGTCGAAGAGACGCTTTCGATCACAAACTACAATCCGTTCCCGGTACTGCTTCATCTGCTATACGAGTTCGGCGCCGACTTCGCGGATATCTTTGACGTGCGCGGCTATCGACGTGAGCACGTCGGGACGATGTCAGAGTTCGGCATCACGGAACGCGCAATTCAGTTCGGCTACCGCGGCATCGACCATCGATCTCGTTCAACGCGCGTTGAGTTTGACGAAAAGCCGGATTACATCGACGCGTCGACCGCGTTGTTCCGCCTGACGCTCCCGCACCGCGAAGTGGCGACGGTGAGGCTCGAGATCAATCTGCACGCGACGGACGAACCGCGCGTGGCGCGACCGCGTCGCATGGAGGCGGTCGCGGAGGATTACCGGCGGTGGATGGACCGGGGCACGGAGATCACGACGGACAACACCTTCCTGAATCGCGTGCTCACGCGTTCGCTGCACGACATCCGCATGCTGTGGAGCACGACGCACGACGGTTCTTCGTATCCGGCGGCCGGCACGCCGTGGTTCGACGCATTCTTCGGGCGCGACAGTTGCATCCTGTCCATGCAGATGCTGGCGTATCAGCCAGACATCGCCCGGGCGTGCCTGACGCTGCTCAGCCGCTGGCAGGGATCGGGCCACGACCACACGCGCGACGAGGAGCCAGGCAAGATCCTGCACGAACTCCGCTTCGACGAGCTAACGGCGGCGGGCGAACTTCCCTACGGACCGTATTACGGCTCGGTCGACTCGACGCCGTTGTTCGTGTGGCTGGCGGGCGAGTACTTCGCCTGGACGGGCGACCTGGAGTTCCTGCGCACGTTGCTGCCTTCGATCCAACGGGCGATCGCCTGGATGCGGCAATGGGGCGACGCCAAAGGCGATGGTTTTCTCTCCTACGAGAAGCATTCCGCGCGAGGTCTGGTGAACCAGGGTTGGAAAGACTCCTGGGACGCGATCGCGCACGCCGACGGTACGCTCGCGGCGGCGGCGATCGCGCTCGCCGAGGCGCAAGGTTACATGTACGCGGCACAGACGCGCATCGCGCCGGTGCTCGAGCGCCTCGGTGCGCACGAACTGGCGGCAGAACTACGGCGCGATGCCGACGCGCTGCACCTTCGGTTCAACGAGCAATTCTGGATGCCGGACGAACACTACTACGCGATGGCCATCGATGGGGCGGGGCAGTTGGTCCGGTCACTGGCAAGCAATGCCGGACATTCGCTCTGGGCGGGCGCCGTTGACGCGTCGCACGCAGGTGATGTGGCCGAACGACTGCTGTCGCGCGACCTGTTCAGCGGGTGGGGCATCCGGACGCTTTCGGAGAGTCACCCGCGGTTCAACCCGATCGGCTACCACGTCGGCACGGTGTGGCCGCACGACAACAGCGTTGCCGCGTTCGGACTGAAGATGTACGGGTTCGAGGAAGAGCTCAACGTCGTCGCGAGCGCGCTCTACGACGCATCGACGTCGTTCGAGTACTTCCGGCTGCCGGAGTTGTTTGGCGGCGAGCGGCGACTCGACCACGGGCCGCCGGTGCCGTATCCGGTGGCCTGCAGGCCGCAGTCGTGGGCGGCCGGCGCGATGCCGCTGATCATGCAGGCGATCCTCGGGCTGAAAGCGAACGCGCCGGAACGAAGGCTGCGCGTCGTCAATCCGCGGTTGCCGGAATGGCTGAACTTCGTCCTCGTGCGAGGCCTGCGCGTGGGCGAGGGCGAAGTGTCTCTGCACTACCGGCGCGACGGCGAGCACACGCGCGTCGAAGTGCTCGAGGCCACGGGCGGCATCGACGTCTTGTTCAGCAAGAGTTGGCATCCAGCGGGAACGTAA